One window of the Epinephelus moara isolate mb chromosome 24, YSFRI_EMoa_1.0, whole genome shotgun sequence genome contains the following:
- the srsf3a gene encoding serine/arginine-rich splicing factor 3a isoform X3: MSHNDQFPLDCKVYVGNLGNNGNKTELETAFGYYGPLRSVWVARNPPGFAFVEFEDPRDASDAVKELDGRNMCGCRVRVELSNGEKRSRSRGHPPSWGRRPRDDFRRRSPPVRRRSLSRDRGRQRSLSRDKKCQRSISRSRSRSRSNERK; encoded by the exons ATGA GCCACAATGACCAGTTTCCCCTTGACTGCAAGGTTTATGTTGGGAATCTAGGAAACAATGGAAACAAGACAGAGTTGGAAACTGCTTTTGGGTACTATGGCCCCTTGAGAAGTGTTTGGGTTGCCAGGAATCCCCCAGGCTTTGCTTTTGTAGAGTTTGAAGATCCCAGAGATGCATCCGATGCTGTGAAAGAACTGGATGGAAG AAACATGTGTGGCTGTCGAGTGCGTGTTGAGTTATCCAATGGGGAAAAGCGCTCAAGGAGTCGTGGCCATCCTCCATCCTGGGGTAGACGCCCTCGCGATGATTTTAGGCGACGTAGTCCTCCAGTCAGACGCAG GTCTCTTTCaagagacagaggcagacagcGGTCTCTCTCCCGAGACAAGAAATGCCAAAGATCCATCTCACGGTCAAGGAG TCGTTCCCGTTCTAACGAGAGAAAATGA
- the srsf3a gene encoding serine/arginine-rich splicing factor 3a isoform X2, translated as MSHNDQFPLDCKVYVGNLGNNGNKTELETAFGYYGPLRSVWVARNPPGFAFVEFEDPRDASDAVKELDGRNMCGCRVRVELSNGEKRSRSRGHPPSWGRRPRDDFRRRSPPVRRRRRSRSRSRSLSRDRGRQRSLSRDKKCQRSISRSRSRSRSNERK; from the exons ATGA GCCACAATGACCAGTTTCCCCTTGACTGCAAGGTTTATGTTGGGAATCTAGGAAACAATGGAAACAAGACAGAGTTGGAAACTGCTTTTGGGTACTATGGCCCCTTGAGAAGTGTTTGGGTTGCCAGGAATCCCCCAGGCTTTGCTTTTGTAGAGTTTGAAGATCCCAGAGATGCATCCGATGCTGTGAAAGAACTGGATGGAAG AAACATGTGTGGCTGTCGAGTGCGTGTTGAGTTATCCAATGGGGAAAAGCGCTCAAGGAGTCGTGGCCATCCTCCATCCTGGGGTAGACGCCCTCGCGATGATTTTAGGCGACGTAGTCCTCCAGTCAGACGCAG GAGGAGAAGCCGCAGTCGCAGCAG GTCTCTTTCaagagacagaggcagacagcGGTCTCTCTCCCGAGACAAGAAATGCCAAAGATCCATCTCACGGTCAAGGAG TCGTTCCCGTTCTAACGAGAGAAAATGA
- the srsf3a gene encoding serine/arginine-rich splicing factor 3a isoform X1, whose protein sequence is MQFPASSSSSSNFNPIDSGPLHIINQSASLLSLFSTQLLYQREQPLAYIPSHPSPQKGRENLQLPLPTSHQATSYLQHLHHVANPLGNSTSLTISLASLRHFYLVQIPPNRGEAAVAAGLFQETEADSGLSPETRNAKDPSHGQGVVPVLTRENEDLRQWFICRISPWLGGKTIFYSHVFFSRGMAELHIV, encoded by the exons ATGCAGTTCCcagcatcctcctcttcttcctccaacTTTAACCCAATCGACAGCGGCCCACTTCACATTATCAACCAATCGGCGTCTTTACTCTCTCTATTCTCCACACAACTGCTGTATCAGCGGGAACAGCCCTTGGCTTACATCCCTTCCCATCCTTCCCCCCAAAAAGGCAGGGAAAATCTACAACTACCCCTTCCAACCAGCCACCAAGCAACTTCATATCTCCAACATTTGCATCATGTGGCAAATCCTCTCGGCAATTCGACTTCCCTCACCATCAGTCTGGCTTCCTTGCGTCATTTCTATCTTGTCCAAATCCCCCCAAATA GAGGAGAAGCCGCAGTCGCAGCAG GTCTCTTTCaagagacagaggcagacagcGGTCTCTCTCCCGAGACAAGAAATGCCAAAGATCCATCTCACGGTCAAGGAG TCGTTCCCGTTCTAACGAGAGAAAATGAGGACCTCAGACAATGGTTCATCTGCAGGATCTCACCATGGTTAGGgggaaaaacaattttttatagccatgttttcttttctcgaGGGATGGCTGAGTTACATATTGTGTAA